Proteins from one Pirellulales bacterium genomic window:
- a CDS encoding DUF2975 domain-containing protein: MKRIAVVALQMALVLIGTGALVFLLGEPHFEGRNKHATLLEIYFKDPFLAYAYVGSVPFFVALYQAFTVLGYVVHDQAFSPATVHALRTIRICAKVIVGFVAGSGLFFFFSDPDDWPAGLFLRVLIGLPAIVAATAVARLERVLRHALEPRPESD, from the coding sequence TTGAAACGAATCGCCGTGGTCGCCCTGCAAATGGCCCTGGTGCTCATCGGCACAGGCGCGCTGGTCTTCTTGCTTGGAGAGCCTCACTTCGAAGGCCGGAACAAGCACGCGACGCTGCTGGAGATCTATTTCAAAGACCCCTTTCTGGCCTATGCGTACGTCGGCTCCGTCCCGTTTTTCGTGGCGCTCTATCAGGCATTCACCGTGCTGGGATATGTCGTGCACGATCAGGCTTTCTCGCCGGCGACCGTGCACGCGTTGCGCACGATTAGAATCTGTGCGAAAGTCATCGTGGGTTTTGTGGCCGGAAGCGGCCTGTTCTTTTTCTTCAGCGATCCCGACGACTGGCCAGCAGGCCTTTTCTTGCGTGTGCTGATCGGTCTTCCTGCCATCGTCGCCGCCACGGCCGTGGCCCGGCTTGAACGCGTTCTGCGGCACGCCTTGGAACCAAGACCCGAGAGCGATTGA
- a CDS encoding SpoVG family protein has translation MDITEVRIKLIEEPGERLQAFCSITLDDSFVIRDLKIIEGPNGPFVAMPSRKLTARCTRCGCKNHLRAAYCNQCGVRLREPQLVRDHEGRAKLYADIAHPINSRCREQLQQRVIQAFQEELERAKLPGYVSSYEDFEHDLEAEAYGDSQQRHDAPETSSPHFRPQRQRDAQASKPSRATNESHPAGPHHPPRYAEPAPPALPRQDDTSFGAGIF, from the coding sequence ATGGACATCACCGAAGTTCGCATCAAGCTCATCGAAGAGCCCGGCGAGCGCCTGCAAGCGTTTTGTTCGATCACCCTCGACGACTCGTTCGTCATCCGCGATTTGAAGATTATCGAAGGTCCTAACGGTCCCTTCGTGGCCATGCCCAGCCGCAAACTGACGGCGCGCTGCACGCGCTGCGGCTGCAAGAATCACCTGCGGGCCGCGTACTGCAACCAATGCGGCGTGCGGTTGCGCGAGCCGCAACTAGTGCGCGATCACGAAGGCCGCGCGAAGCTCTATGCCGACATTGCCCATCCGATCAATTCGCGCTGCCGCGAGCAGCTTCAGCAGCGTGTGATCCAAGCGTTTCAGGAAGAGCTCGAACGCGCGAAATTGCCCGGCTACGTGTCGAGCTACGAGGATTTCGAGCACGATCTCGAAGCCGAGGCCTATGGCGACTCGCAGCAGCGTCACGACGCGCCCGAGACGTCGTCGCCGCACTTCCGCCCGCAGCGCCAACGCGACGCGCAGGCGTCCAAGCCGTCCCGCGCGACGAACGAATCGCACCCAGCCGGCCCCCATCATCCGCCGCGTTATGCCGAGCCGGCGCCCCCGGCCCTACCGCGGCAGGACGACACCTCGTTCGGCGCGGGAATCTTTTAG
- a CDS encoding PQQ-like beta-propeller repeat protein — translation MLNLARAACLFCVAGSTCFVVGPLAADDWPQWRGPLRDGVWRETGLLERFPEAELPLRWRAEIGSGYSGPTVAAGRVYVTDRLVEPKQIERVHCFDEATGKPLWNYAYDCNYSGVGYEAGPRASVTVYDGRAYALGTMGHLICFDAASGAIAWQHDCNTEYKIEMPIWGIAAAPLIEGDLVIVQIGGEHACVVAFDRRSGAERWKALDDRASYAAPIVIEQAGRRVVACWTGDNVVGLDPASGETLWKHPFVPTRMVIAITTPVVDRERLFVSSFYDGSLMLRLVPDALRVEQIWRRLGPDEQHTDSLHSIISTPVLDGEYVYGVDSYGELRCLDAKSGDRIWESQQATPRARWSTIHTVRNGDHYWMFNERGELLIARLTPQGFEELSRTKLIEPTAEQLRQRGGVCWAHPAYANRHVFARNDRELVCASVAAQP, via the coding sequence ATGTTGAATCTCGCGCGAGCCGCCTGCCTGTTCTGCGTTGCGGGGAGTACGTGTTTCGTCGTTGGGCCGCTCGCGGCCGATGATTGGCCCCAGTGGCGCGGACCTCTGCGCGACGGCGTCTGGCGCGAGACGGGCCTGCTCGAACGCTTTCCCGAAGCCGAACTGCCCCTGCGCTGGCGGGCCGAGATCGGCAGCGGTTATAGCGGGCCCACCGTCGCGGCGGGACGGGTCTACGTGACCGATCGGCTCGTCGAGCCCAAGCAGATCGAACGTGTGCACTGCTTCGACGAGGCGACCGGCAAGCCGCTCTGGAACTACGCCTACGATTGCAATTACAGCGGCGTCGGCTACGAAGCCGGCCCGCGCGCGAGCGTTACCGTCTACGACGGCCGGGCCTATGCCCTGGGGACGATGGGCCATTTGATCTGTTTCGACGCCGCCAGCGGCGCGATCGCCTGGCAACACGATTGCAACACGGAATACAAGATCGAAATGCCCATCTGGGGCATCGCCGCGGCGCCACTCATCGAGGGCGATCTGGTCATCGTGCAGATCGGCGGCGAACACGCGTGCGTCGTCGCATTCGACCGGCGCTCGGGCGCCGAGCGCTGGAAGGCCCTCGACGATCGTGCATCGTATGCGGCGCCCATCGTGATCGAGCAGGCGGGCCGCCGTGTGGTGGCGTGCTGGACGGGCGACAACGTCGTGGGTCTCGATCCTGCCAGCGGCGAGACCTTGTGGAAGCATCCTTTCGTGCCGACGCGCATGGTGATCGCCATCACCACGCCGGTCGTCGATCGCGAGCGGCTGTTCGTCTCGTCGTTCTACGACGGCTCGTTGATGCTGCGGCTCGTGCCCGACGCGCTACGGGTCGAGCAAATCTGGCGCCGTTTGGGGCCCGATGAGCAACACACCGACAGCCTGCACTCGATCATCAGCACGCCGGTGCTCGATGGCGAATATGTCTATGGAGTCGACAGCTATGGCGAGCTGCGCTGTCTCGACGCCAAGTCCGGCGACCGGATTTGGGAGAGCCAGCAGGCCACGCCCCGCGCGCGGTGGAGCACGATTCACACGGTGCGCAACGGCGATCACTACTGGATGTTCAACGAGCGCGGCGAATTGCTGATCGCCCGCCTGACCCCGCAAGGCTTCGAAGAGCTCAGCCGCACGAAACTGATCGAGCCCACCGCCGAGCAGCTGCGCCAGCGCGGCGGCGTCTGCTGGGCGCATCCGGCCTACGCCAACCGCCACGTCTTCGCACGAAACGACCGCGAACTGGTCTGCGCCAGCGTGGCCGCGCAGCCGTAA
- a CDS encoding prephenate dehydrogenase/arogenate dehydrogenase family protein: protein MKRWDTVAIVGVGLIGGSIGLAVRERSMARRVVGIGRSTGSLRVAKRAGTIDAGTTDLARGVAEAELIVVCTPVERIAEQVRACAAACPDAALITDAGSTKAQIVAELGGALPRGVRFVGSHPLAGSEKRGAAEARADLFCRRTVVITPAPQTPPGDVTRLKGFWTALGAKVVTMTPEAHDRAVAATSHLPHFVASALAAATPKEHLALAASGFLDTTRIAAGDPELWTQIFLSNREPVLQAIAAYDAMAGQLRAAIDQGDRRALVRLLNVGKQRRDAVEN from the coding sequence ATGAAACGCTGGGATACCGTGGCCATCGTGGGCGTCGGCCTGATCGGCGGGTCGATCGGGCTGGCCGTGCGCGAGCGCAGCATGGCCCGGCGCGTGGTGGGCATCGGCCGCAGCACCGGCAGTCTACGCGTCGCCAAACGCGCCGGTACGATCGACGCTGGAACCACCGACTTGGCGCGCGGCGTGGCCGAGGCCGAGTTGATCGTCGTCTGCACGCCGGTCGAACGGATCGCCGAGCAGGTACGCGCGTGCGCTGCGGCTTGTCCCGACGCGGCGCTCATTACCGATGCCGGCAGCACCAAGGCCCAGATTGTCGCAGAACTGGGCGGGGCATTGCCCCGGGGCGTACGATTTGTCGGCAGCCATCCCCTGGCCGGAAGCGAAAAACGCGGAGCGGCCGAGGCCCGGGCCGACTTGTTCTGCCGCCGCACGGTGGTGATCACGCCGGCGCCGCAGACGCCCCCCGGCGACGTGACAAGACTCAAGGGCTTCTGGACGGCACTGGGCGCGAAGGTGGTCACGATGACACCCGAAGCACACGACCGTGCCGTAGCGGCGACGAGCCACTTGCCGCATTTCGTTGCCTCGGCGCTAGCCGCGGCGACCCCCAAGGAACATCTCGCGCTGGCCGCGAGCGGGTTTCTCGATACGACGCGGATCGCCGCCGGCGATCCGGAATTGTGGACGCAGATTTTCCTTTCGAACCGCGAGCCTGTGTTGCAAGCGATTGCCGCTTACGACGCGATGGCCGGTCAGTTGCGCGCGGCCATCGACCAAGGCGACCGCCGGGCACTGGTCCGGCTGTTGAACGTCGGTAAGCAGCGCCGCGATGCCGTGGAGAATTGA
- the purL gene encoding phosphoribosylformylglycinamidine synthase subunit PurL: MMLWEVDIFPAEHEVDAAAARVAAEAAELGIASELRVVVARGYLIQGDLPAEQVEMLAAQLLADPIVERTELTRVGEPHLAQSRAGLELLVHVLPKPGVMDPVAQSAQGAIADFGLQADAVRTLRKYWLGPLPVERLQLLCTKVLANEAIEQVIVGPLPFDRLALGSSYRFERIEVPLAGLDDAALVKLSREGQLYLSLAEMRTIQEHFRQLGRDPSDAELETLAQTWSEHCSHKTLAGRVRYRDERGERTFDNMLRETIFAATQQLRARAGADDWCVSVFKDNAGVIRFDDQYNVVFKVETHNHPSALEPYGGANTGLGGVIRDPLGTGLGAKPVCNTDVFCFAPPELPAAALPPGVLHPKRVFKGVVAGVRDYGNRMGIPTVNGAIYFDERYLGNPLVYCGNVGLLPRDKSTKQPLPGDLVVAIGGRTGRDGIHGATFSSAELTQESEQLSGGAVQIGNAITEKMLLDVVLAARDRGLYHAITDCGAGGFSSAVGEMGEDIGAEVWLDRVPLKYDGLSYTEIWISEAQERMVLAVPEASWPELESLCASEGVEATAIGRFVPTGRLRLLYHAQLVADLSMEFLHGGRPPVVREATYALPPARPCELPSDSAGQPADWLRKILSALNVCSKEWVIRQYDHEVQGGSVVKPLVGVTNDGPSDAAVVRPVLASRRALAISCGMNPRYGDYDPYAMAASAIDEAVRNCVAVGADPARIAILDNFCWGDTEQPATLGSLVRAALACHDVALELGTPFISGKDSLNNEFRYTDASGQRRSIAIPPSLLISALGQLDDAAQAVTMDLKTPGNRVYLVGLTRDELGGSHLGLVLQAPGGQVPQLDAARARQTFAALHRAIASGLVRACHDLSEGGLAVAAAEMAFAGGCGLTLRLGEVPHDLRPEDALATRGASDAVLAFAESNTRFLCEVPEASCGEFERLLAGVPCARVGEVTAEPVLEIRGVPAGNLADGEVWIRADLAELKAAWQAPLRW, from the coding sequence TTGATGCTCTGGGAAGTCGACATTTTTCCGGCTGAGCACGAAGTCGACGCCGCGGCTGCGCGCGTGGCTGCCGAGGCGGCCGAACTTGGCATCGCCAGCGAGCTGCGCGTGGTCGTCGCGCGTGGTTACTTGATTCAGGGCGACCTGCCGGCAGAGCAGGTCGAGATGCTGGCGGCGCAGTTACTTGCCGACCCGATCGTCGAGCGCACCGAACTGACCCGCGTCGGCGAGCCGCACTTGGCCCAAAGCCGTGCCGGATTGGAATTGCTAGTGCACGTCTTGCCCAAGCCGGGCGTGATGGATCCCGTGGCGCAAAGCGCGCAAGGGGCGATCGCCGATTTCGGCCTGCAGGCCGACGCCGTGCGGACGCTGCGCAAATACTGGCTCGGCCCGCTGCCGGTCGAACGGCTGCAACTGCTGTGCACGAAGGTGCTGGCCAACGAGGCGATCGAGCAGGTGATTGTCGGCCCCCTGCCCTTCGATCGCCTGGCGCTGGGGTCGTCCTACCGCTTCGAGCGGATCGAGGTGCCGCTGGCCGGCCTCGACGACGCGGCACTGGTGAAGCTGAGCCGCGAAGGCCAGCTCTACCTCTCGTTGGCCGAGATGCGCACCATCCAGGAGCACTTTCGCCAGCTCGGTCGCGATCCGAGCGATGCCGAACTGGAGACGCTGGCCCAGACCTGGAGCGAGCACTGCAGCCACAAGACGCTGGCCGGGCGGGTGCGCTATCGCGACGAGCGCGGCGAACGCACGTTCGACAACATGCTGCGCGAGACGATCTTTGCCGCCACGCAGCAATTGCGGGCCCGGGCCGGCGCCGACGACTGGTGCGTGAGCGTGTTCAAGGACAACGCCGGCGTGATCCGCTTCGACGACCAGTACAACGTCGTGTTCAAGGTCGAAACGCACAATCACCCCTCGGCGCTCGAACCCTATGGCGGGGCGAACACGGGCCTGGGCGGCGTGATCCGCGATCCGCTCGGCACCGGGCTGGGCGCGAAGCCGGTGTGTAACACCGACGTTTTTTGCTTCGCGCCGCCGGAGCTGCCCGCGGCCGCCTTGCCGCCGGGCGTGCTGCATCCGAAGCGCGTGTTTAAAGGCGTTGTCGCCGGCGTGCGCGACTACGGCAACCGCATGGGCATCCCCACGGTCAACGGCGCGATTTACTTCGACGAGCGCTATCTGGGCAACCCGCTGGTCTACTGCGGCAACGTGGGGCTGCTGCCGCGCGACAAGTCGACCAAGCAGCCGCTGCCGGGCGACCTGGTCGTGGCGATCGGCGGACGTACCGGGCGCGACGGCATTCACGGCGCCACGTTCAGCTCGGCAGAGTTGACCCAGGAAAGCGAGCAGCTTTCCGGCGGGGCCGTGCAAATCGGCAACGCCATCACCGAAAAAATGCTGCTCGACGTCGTGCTCGCGGCCCGCGACCGCGGGCTCTATCACGCGATTACCGATTGCGGCGCAGGCGGCTTTTCGAGCGCCGTCGGCGAGATGGGCGAAGACATCGGGGCCGAGGTCTGGCTGGATCGGGTGCCGCTCAAGTACGACGGCTTGTCCTATACGGAAATCTGGATTTCCGAGGCGCAGGAACGCATGGTGCTGGCCGTGCCCGAGGCGAGCTGGCCGGAGCTGGAAAGCCTGTGCGCGAGCGAAGGAGTCGAGGCGACGGCGATCGGCCGCTTTGTGCCCACGGGGCGGCTGCGGCTGCTGTACCACGCGCAATTGGTGGCCGATTTGTCGATGGAATTCCTGCACGGCGGCCGGCCGCCCGTAGTCCGCGAGGCGACCTATGCACTGCCCCCGGCGCGGCCTTGCGAGCTGCCGTCGGATTCGGCGGGACAGCCGGCCGACTGGTTGCGGAAGATTCTCTCCGCGCTCAACGTCTGCAGCAAGGAATGGGTGATCCGGCAATACGATCACGAGGTGCAAGGCGGCAGCGTCGTCAAGCCGCTGGTCGGGGTGACCAACGACGGGCCCAGCGATGCGGCCGTCGTCCGGCCCGTGCTTGCGTCGCGGCGGGCGCTGGCGATCAGTTGTGGGATGAATCCGCGCTACGGCGACTACGATCCGTATGCCATGGCAGCCAGCGCGATCGACGAGGCCGTGCGCAATTGCGTCGCCGTCGGCGCTGACCCGGCGCGAATCGCCATCCTCGACAACTTCTGCTGGGGCGATACCGAGCAGCCCGCCACGCTGGGATCGCTGGTGCGCGCGGCGCTGGCTTGCCACGACGTGGCGCTCGAGCTGGGCACGCCGTTTATCAGCGGCAAGGACAGCCTGAACAACGAGTTCCGCTACACCGACGCTTCCGGCCAGCGCCGCTCGATCGCCATTCCGCCGTCGTTATTGATCAGTGCCCTGGGACAGCTCGACGACGCCGCGCAGGCCGTGACGATGGACCTCAAGACACCGGGCAATCGTGTCTATCTGGTCGGCCTCACGCGCGACGAGCTCGGCGGATCGCATTTGGGGCTCGTGCTCCAGGCTCCAGGCGGCCAGGTTCCGCAGCTCGATGCCGCGCGGGCACGGCAGACGTTTGCGGCGCTGCACCGGGCGATCGCCTCGGGGCTGGTACGCGCCTGTCACGACCTGAGCGAAGGCGGGCTCGCCGTGGCCGCGGCCGAGATGGCGTTTGCCGGCGGCTGCGGGCTGACGCTGCGGCTCGGCGAGGTCCCGCACGATCTTCGCCCCGAAGACGCGCTCGCCACGCGCGGGGCGAGCGACGCCGTGCTGGCGTTCGCCGAATCGAACACGCGGTTCTTGTGCGAGGTGCCCGAGGCGTCCTGCGGTGAGTTCGAACGGCTGCTGGCCGGGGTGCCCTGCGCCCGGGTCGGCGAAGTGACGGCCGAACCGGTGCTGGAGATTCGTGGTGTGCCCGCCGGCAATCTCGCCGACGGCGAAGTCTGGATTCGCGCTGACCTGGCCGAGCTGAAAGCGGCCTGGCAGGCGCCGTTGCGATGGTGA
- a CDS encoding FAD-dependent oxidoreductase, with translation MKLVIVGGVAGGASAAARARRLSEDAEIVVFERGPDVSFANCGLPYYVGGEIADRAKLIITSPERLHERFKIDVRTRTSVERIDRAEKQVLVRELSSGREYVEAYDKLILAPGAAPIRPPLPGVDLPGIYSLRNLDDVDRIVARLGDGVRHAVVVGAGFIGLELVENFVRRGVTTTLVELQDQVLPPLDREMTTPIVAELAQHGVKLLLGESAAGFSSSGDELRVQLKSGTELVAQLVVLGVGVKPENRLAVEASLPVGPRGGVRVNAQMQTADPDIYAVGDCVETVDFVTGEPTQVPLAGPANRQGRLAADHIFGREVRYRGTQGTAIVKVFDRVAAMTGAGEKALNRLGRSYRAIYVHPSHHAGYYPGAEAMTLKLLFDPQDGRVLGAQAVGGAGVDKRIDVLAVAIQARMTVYDLEELELAYAPQFGSAKDPVNMAGFVAAGVLRGDHPIVDVRSLGDEQASGRQLIDVRTPAEFAAGHLPGAENVPVDVLRDRLNELPRHVPIVVYCQVGLRGYLATRMLLQHGFDVVNLTGGYKTWLLHQPVAAAKS, from the coding sequence ATGAAACTGGTCATTGTCGGTGGCGTGGCGGGCGGCGCCTCGGCCGCAGCCCGGGCAAGGCGGCTCTCCGAAGACGCCGAGATCGTCGTATTCGAGCGCGGACCGGACGTCTCGTTTGCCAATTGTGGGTTGCCCTACTACGTCGGCGGCGAGATCGCCGACCGCGCGAAGCTGATCATCACTTCGCCCGAGCGGCTGCACGAGCGGTTCAAGATCGACGTTCGCACGCGGACCAGCGTCGAGCGGATTGACCGTGCCGAGAAACAGGTGCTCGTCCGCGAGTTGAGCTCGGGACGGGAATACGTCGAGGCCTATGACAAGTTGATCCTGGCGCCGGGGGCGGCGCCCATTCGGCCGCCGCTGCCGGGTGTCGATCTGCCGGGAATCTACAGCCTGCGAAACCTCGACGACGTCGACCGCATCGTGGCCCGACTGGGCGACGGCGTTCGACACGCGGTGGTCGTCGGCGCGGGATTCATCGGACTGGAACTGGTCGAGAATTTTGTGCGCCGCGGCGTCACCACGACGCTGGTCGAGCTGCAGGACCAGGTGCTGCCGCCACTGGACCGCGAAATGACCACGCCGATCGTGGCGGAACTGGCCCAGCATGGCGTGAAGCTGCTGCTGGGCGAGAGTGCGGCGGGCTTTTCGTCCAGCGGCGATGAGCTGCGCGTGCAGCTCAAGTCCGGTACGGAACTTGTCGCGCAATTGGTCGTCCTGGGCGTCGGCGTAAAGCCGGAGAACCGTTTGGCCGTCGAGGCGAGCTTACCGGTCGGCCCGCGCGGGGGCGTTCGGGTCAATGCCCAGATGCAAACGGCCGATCCCGATATTTATGCCGTCGGCGATTGTGTCGAGACCGTCGATTTTGTGACCGGCGAGCCCACGCAGGTGCCTTTGGCCGGTCCGGCAAACCGGCAAGGACGTCTGGCGGCCGATCACATCTTCGGCCGCGAAGTGCGCTATCGAGGTACCCAAGGTACGGCGATCGTCAAGGTCTTCGACCGCGTGGCGGCGATGACCGGCGCCGGCGAAAAGGCGCTCAATCGACTGGGCCGCAGCTACCGGGCGATCTATGTGCATCCCAGCCATCATGCCGGCTACTATCCCGGCGCCGAGGCCATGACCCTGAAGCTGTTGTTCGATCCGCAAGACGGCCGCGTGCTGGGCGCGCAGGCGGTCGGCGGCGCAGGCGTCGACAAGCGCATCGACGTGCTGGCCGTGGCGATTCAAGCGCGGATGACCGTCTACGATCTCGAAGAGCTGGAGCTGGCCTACGCCCCGCAGTTCGGTTCGGCCAAGGACCCGGTGAACATGGCCGGTTTTGTCGCCGCGGGCGTGCTGCGCGGCGATCATCCGATTGTCGATGTGCGCTCGCTGGGGGATGAACAGGCCAGCGGCAGGCAACTGATCGACGTTCGCACGCCGGCCGAGTTTGCCGCCGGCCATTTGCCCGGCGCCGAGAACGTGCCGGTCGACGTGCTGCGCGACCGGCTGAATGAATTGCCAAGGCACGTGCCGATCGTGGTCTATTGCCAGGTAGGGCTACGCGGCTATTTGGCCACGCGCATGCTCCTGCAGCACGGCTTCGACGTCGTCAACCTGACCGGCGGCTACAAGACGTGGCTGTTGCACCAGCCCGTTGCGGCCGCGAAGTCCTAA
- a CDS encoding type II secretion system F family protein, with product MLLAARMNLRELAGFTRRMATALDAGLDVRRVWAREVEARWPRSLREPLESVRRAMASGSSLHDAIDATGEVFPPLFRELITVGEQTGHLPEVFRRLAVHYENQLRLRRVFWAAITWPLLQLVSAVCIVGFVIWVLGWIAQSRGTEAVDIFGLGLTGERGAMIWFLSVGAIAVGGFVAWRFAARNRAVQGVAEAVAMQVPGLGRALDTLALARLAWTLELTTNTGMPLTQAVTMSLRATRLARYVGLTDEVAADIRAGHELSASLGQTRRFPREFLESLEVGERSGRVPESMAALAKQYEERAGLAIAALTTIAGFAVWALVAGLIIVLIFRMFFFYLDALNSAMG from the coding sequence ATGTTGCTGGCCGCTCGGATGAACCTACGCGAGTTGGCCGGCTTTACCCGGCGCATGGCCACCGCGCTCGACGCCGGGCTCGATGTACGCCGCGTTTGGGCTCGCGAGGTCGAGGCCCGCTGGCCACGTTCGCTCCGCGAGCCGCTCGAGTCGGTGCGCCGCGCCATGGCCTCGGGCAGCTCGCTGCACGACGCCATCGACGCCACGGGCGAGGTCTTTCCGCCGTTGTTCCGCGAGCTCATCACGGTAGGCGAACAGACCGGGCATCTGCCCGAGGTATTTCGCCGCCTGGCTGTGCACTACGAGAATCAGTTGCGATTGCGGCGCGTCTTCTGGGCCGCCATCACCTGGCCGCTGCTGCAACTCGTCTCGGCCGTGTGCATCGTGGGGTTCGTCATCTGGGTGCTCGGCTGGATCGCACAATCGCGCGGCACCGAGGCGGTCGATATCTTCGGCCTGGGCCTGACCGGCGAACGCGGCGCGATGATCTGGTTCCTCTCGGTCGGGGCGATTGCCGTGGGCGGCTTCGTCGCCTGGCGATTCGCTGCCCGCAACCGCGCGGTGCAAGGCGTCGCCGAGGCGGTGGCGATGCAGGTTCCCGGCCTGGGGCGCGCCCTCGACACCTTGGCCCTCGCGCGCCTGGCGTGGACGCTCGAGCTGACCACCAACACGGGCATGCCGCTGACGCAGGCCGTGACGATGAGCCTACGGGCCACGCGGCTGGCGCGCTACGTCGGTCTGACCGATGAGGTGGCCGCCGACATTCGCGCCGGCCACGAGCTGAGCGCGTCGCTAGGGCAAACGCGGCGGTTTCCCCGCGAGTTTCTCGAATCGCTCGAGGTGGGCGAACGCTCGGGCCGGGTGCCCGAGTCGATGGCCGCGCTGGCCAAGCAATACGAAGAGCGTGCCGGCCTGGCGATCGCCGCGCTCACGACGATTGCCGGGTTTGCCGTCTGGGCCCTCGTGGCGGGCCTGATTATCGTGCTGATCTTCCGGATGTTCTTCTTCTATCTCGACGCGCTCAACAGCGCCATGGGATAG
- a CDS encoding 4-(cytidine 5'-diphospho)-2-C-methyl-D-erythritol kinase encodes MRVRHLASGVQIWAPAKLNLFLEVLAKRPDGFHEIETLMCPIDLGDTLEFEPLGPGPIEFSAALAAHRASRSAALPTGADNLIVQALERLRQRYGIERGARVRLHKRIPLEAGLAGGSSDAAAALVAANLGWQLRLAHEELALVAAELGSDVAFFLHGRPAICRGRGERIEPLEPRGLMQVVVVKPPEGLSTAAVYRACVPSERPRGAQQLADALRQGRWDQVAAAMHNDLQAPAAGLSPWIDRILTALRGEDVVARQMTGSGSACFAICRSTNQARTIAGRLRSQQWGEVSVVRMNC; translated from the coding sequence ATGCGCGTCCGGCACCTCGCGTCAGGCGTCCAGATTTGGGCGCCTGCCAAGTTGAACCTGTTTCTCGAGGTCCTCGCCAAGAGGCCTGACGGGTTTCATGAAATTGAAACCCTGATGTGCCCGATCGACTTGGGCGACACGCTCGAGTTCGAGCCACTTGGTCCAGGACCGATCGAGTTCTCGGCAGCGCTGGCGGCGCATCGGGCATCGCGCAGCGCCGCGCTGCCAACCGGCGCCGACAACCTGATTGTCCAGGCCCTCGAGCGACTCCGCCAGCGTTATGGCATCGAACGGGGTGCCCGCGTTCGTCTGCACAAGCGCATCCCGCTCGAGGCGGGTCTGGCAGGCGGTTCGAGCGACGCGGCCGCCGCGCTCGTCGCGGCGAACCTGGGCTGGCAGTTGAGGCTGGCCCACGAAGAACTCGCGCTGGTGGCCGCCGAGTTGGGCAGCGACGTGGCGTTCTTCCTGCACGGGCGCCCCGCCATCTGCCGCGGCCGCGGCGAACGCATCGAACCGCTCGAGCCGCGCGGGCTGATGCAGGTCGTCGTCGTCAAGCCGCCCGAGGGGCTTTCGACCGCGGCCGTCTATCGCGCGTGCGTCCCCAGCGAGCGTCCGCGCGGGGCACAGCAGTTGGCCGATGCCCTGCGTCAGGGGCGTTGGGACCAGGTGGCCGCGGCGATGCACAACGATCTTCAGGCACCCGCGGCCGGCCTGTCGCCTTGGATCGATCGGATTCTCACCGCCTTGCGCGGCGAGGATGTTGTAGCCCGGCAAATGACCGGCAGCGGTTCGGCCTGTTTTGCCATTTGTCGCAGCACCAACCAGGCCCGCACGATCGCCGGGCGTCTGCGGTCGCAGCAGTGGGGCGAGGTCAGTGTGGTCCGCATGAACTGTTGA
- the purQ gene encoding phosphoribosylformylglycinamidine synthase I — protein MAVPRVLVLRAPGTNCDVESAFAFELAGARTERRHINQLLAEPRLLADFQVLCLPGGFSYGDDLAAGRILGNQLRHHLDGVLGEFRDAGKLILGICNGFQVLMRTSLLLPERNGAPQATLTLNRSGKFEDRWVQLATHGSRCVFFQGIESMYLPVAHAEGRFVFHDEQTLARLEAAGQLALRYRSQTGATSPAYPDNPNGAMADVAGICDESGRVCGLMPHPERHVDPTQHPRWTREPSRREGDGLAVFRNAVRYFA, from the coding sequence ATGGCTGTTCCGCGCGTGCTTGTGTTGCGAGCTCCCGGCACGAACTGCGACGTCGAAAGCGCGTTCGCGTTCGAACTTGCCGGCGCACGGACCGAGCGCAGGCATATCAACCAACTGCTGGCCGAACCGCGGCTGCTGGCCGATTTCCAGGTGCTGTGCCTGCCGGGCGGATTCAGCTACGGCGACGACCTCGCGGCGGGCCGTATCCTGGGCAACCAGTTGCGTCATCATCTCGACGGCGTGCTCGGCGAATTTCGCGATGCCGGCAAGCTCATCCTCGGCATCTGCAACGGGTTTCAGGTGCTGATGCGCACCAGCCTGCTGCTGCCCGAACGCAACGGCGCGCCGCAGGCCACCTTGACGCTGAACCGGTCGGGCAAATTCGAAGACCGCTGGGTGCAGTTGGCTACGCACGGCAGCCGGTGCGTCTTTTTCCAAGGCATCGAGTCGATGTACCTGCCCGTCGCCCATGCCGAAGGGCGCTTCGTGTTCCACGACGAACAGACGCTCGCGCGGCTCGAGGCGGCGGGACAACTCGCGCTGCGGTACCGATCGCAGACGGGCGCGACGTCGCCCGCGTATCCCGACAATCCCAACGGCGCCATGGCCGACGTGGCGGGCATTTGCGACGAATCGGGCCGCGTCTGTGGGCTCATGCCCCATCCCGAGCGGCACGTCGATCCGACGCAGCACCCGCGCTGGACGCGCGAGCCGTCCCGCCGCGAAGGAGACGGCCTGGCCGTCTTTCGCAACGCCGTGCGCTACTTTGCCTAG